The Eleutherodactylus coqui strain aEleCoq1 chromosome 10, aEleCoq1.hap1, whole genome shotgun sequence genome contains the following window.
CCCTTTTAGCGCGGGATCTTCTGCGAGTCGCGCCGTCATCTCACAGTCCATTGGCTTATAATACAGATTTATTACAATACAAATGGAGGGGGGGAAATACCGCCGGCGCCATTCCGAGTGGCGAGCAAATGACATCTTGTCACAACCAGAGAAAACAAGAACTGCCGGGCTGTCATGGCGTCTGGTCGCTGCGGTGCAATGCATTACTGATCACGGCGCCCGTAGAAGGCGCCAAACTGTCAACCGCCATTGTCTTCAGAAcgggactgatacattgtatccatcaagTACAGCCGCAGCACGAGCAGCAGAACCAGTTCTTACAGCAGATGCCTCTGGGAAACCGCGGCTCGGACACCGACTCGTGGCAGTTGCCCGTTGGCTGTCGGCTGACGGGCACGTTATTTACGTATACTTTGAGTTCTGAGTCTGTATCTAAAGCTTTGCTGGCCGACTGAGGGCTTTCCTTCTCTGACTTGACCGCCAGAAAAGCGGCAAGGTCCAGGTCCAGCATAGCCACCCCTCCTCGAGGCGTCGGCGTGTTCTGGCGGCACTGCGGACACGGGATCCATCTTTGCTCGTTGGTCACCGAGTCGAGCTTCCTGATACAAACCTGGCAAAACGTGTGTCCGCAGTACAAGCGCCGCGGCAGCCGGGTGGACAGGTTGTAGCTGGAGAAGCAGATGATGCAGTCGATTTTACGGCTGCTTCTTGTCTCTTTCTCTTCGGACGCCACATTTCCGATTATACAGGAATCTGTCTTGCCGGCGCAGTCGGGGTTGTTGTTACTGTGATACATATTCACCCTGGTGAGAGAAAACCAGCAGTTATATCTAATACCGCTGCAAACGCTAAGAAAACGGCAACTCTGATCATCCAGGACAGAACTGCTTCATCATCTGGGATCTCACATGTATATTGTAGTTCCCATACTGACCACCAGATGTCAGCACATCAGACTACACTGGTTAAGAAAACCCCCTTGATTTACAGCCTGCTGTGATGTTtcatgttattaaccccttatagGTCAGATTTTACCCTTATGCTCGTCTTCTGGCccgattttttttcctggcctgccaaaattattttcttCAAATATAAAGAGCCGTGAGCCGCGCGCGTGGTGCGAACAGTGACAGCAACTAGGATGCAGCTTTATTTCTCCTCAGCAGTAGACAGCgggaaaattattatttttcatcACCTTTAGACAATTTTTCAATTCCTTTTTTTACTGTCATGTTTCTCCTTTTTTTATCTTATTGGGGTGATGAGTGCAAAACGGAAAAAGGGAAGATTTCTTCAATttataattctttatttataaaattattatatttacgttaaaataaagtCCAGGAACgagtccgccattttgttttattttaggaGGGCGTCAATGGGGATCACATGACGCTTATTGAGCCCTCTGTAGCTTGTGAAGGAGAAGGCGGAAGCAGTTAAAAATGGCTTCTGTATTCTCCTTCAGGTTCTCAGCCGCGTCTGATAACCAAGAAAACCTtccttgcgccaaattctgacctcccatcagcaacagaaatctatatccatctgaccaggagatgttttcccgctgctcagtgatacaagttttgcgctcttttgcccgctggagtctttctgtttctcttagacacaatggcgctggaactggtcgcccgctgttataccatccgtgcggaggaacggcgagttgtgcgttcggacacgttagttggagctccagcgttgtattcagctgactgtgcagcttgttggtcagaacgattccacaggatccccttccgctggatgttttcctccatcgcaccattctctgtatactctacataccgttacacgagaaaaccccctaaggttggcggtgagaccccgacTAGTCTAGcgctgatgaccggcctcgttggaagtcactccaaTCGCTGGATCTTCCCATAAAGGGACCAGGAGCTCCAATGAACGGGTCATTCAGTGTCTTCTATCTAGCGCTGTCGTCCAGCTATAGTCAGTAGAACACTAGTGATGTCATCATGATTGGCCCAGTGATGTCACTTGATTACATTAGCAGATGGGGATTCACATCTCTGCCTGATGCCTGCTCGGGTCAGAAGtcctaagggccatttacacaggacgacgaTCGCGCAAAGGTCTTCAAATGCATGAAATGCCCGATAACCGTTACATCTGAATACAAGAACATTATTTACTATTCCCTTAAAAAACATCGCCGAATCGCGGACCGCTCGCTGTGTGTGAACGCTCCCCCTGacagaatgtgaagcgctgagcgagaagtcagcaaAGTCAGCGGTGATCTacctgtgtaaacgctctgcgcAAACAACTGGCGGCGACGTGGTCACGTGTAAAGCAGCATTATCAGATGTGGGGCTCCTGGGTCCCATCTTACTTCCCACCTTCTAGTTCCCTCTGGGTTATAACAAGTTGCAATATcagaagttaaccccttaatgaccaggccaaattttggagatCTGACGTGTGTCACTGTAACATAGAATGACTCCGTAAAGGTCTTGCATCTCCAAGTGAgtctgttttttcgccacattttgtacttcatttagttggtgaaaatagtccaatagaacttgtatatatttattaaaggcgccaaaactggggaaattttgaaaaaattgtcatttttttcacattttcaattgcaatatctcaaatacatGCAAACATGCCGCACTAAtgtttgataggatatatatttccatctgtgtactttattctggaagcacattggaaaagcgtttgtttttttaaccatttaggggacgtacaaatttaacatgaaCATTTTGAGGAAGACTTTGTAAAGGCTCATCGGTGTCAGAACGATAGagacccccacaatgaccccattttataaactacaccccttaatgtactcaCTGAAGGGTccggaggattttgaccccactgtttctatacaggagtcaatgcaatttggaggagaaaagataaaatgtcatgtttttgaaaatgtcattttaaatacatatttttttctataatgcacatgaaagtgaggatttacaccccaaaatggatacctgttTGACCTGTGTGCAGAaacatccccattgtggccctaatcttatgtctagatgcacaacggggcccaaactgaaaggagcatcaaacttcaactgtcttttaatttttaagtgatcgccattatccattacataacggcgatcacatgaccgctcaccgcggccctcactCACGGCTCCAGGCTCTAAACTACTTTTAGTACTCAggtgcaaggagattttaaatttcctgggccctccccagcttttgcGCTTGCCTCTGCTGTTTTGGCAACGGGTGCACGCGCCGAAGATGGGGAAAGGTccgctgtagtggcccagtacaacggggcccctcctgAATGGTGAGTATGCTCTGTATTGtgctgtcagtgtctttcatgttgaaagaatggtgtgcattgcatcgctgcagcactgaatgagttaagtgtctggtaggtggatgactgtctggttttgtatccTTTTGTCTGTCACGTGATGAGGCTTCATATATGTGTGTTCTGTTCTGGTCCTGTCAGAGATAGGAGGACAAGGCAGCTGTGTGTCGGTACTATAaacccacagacacagaatggcGGAGGCTGAGAGGACGGCCTGGTGaaggaggccgagaggatggcctGGTGAAGGAGGCCGAGAGGACGGCCTGGTGAAGGAGGCCGAGAGGACGGCCTGGTGaaggaggccgagaggatggcctGGTGAAGGAGGCCGAGAGGACGGCCTGGTGAAGGAGGCCGAGAGGACGGCCTGGTGAAGGAGGCCGAGAGGACGGCCTGGTGAAGGAGGCCGAGAGGACGGCCTGGTGAAGGAGGCCGAGAGGACGGCCTGGTGAAGGAGGCCGAGAGGACGGCCTGGTGAAGGAGGCCGAGAGGACGGCCTGGTGAAGGAGGCCGAGAGGACGGCCTGGTGAAGGAGGTCGAGAGGACGGCCTGGTGAAGGAGGCCGAGAGGACGGCCTGGTGAAGGAGTCCTCCCGGTCACATCACTAGCCAAGAAGCTAATAAAATTATTCCTGTCCATGAAGTTAAGTATAACGACCGGTCGCCGTCCGTTTCCGGAGGCCATATCTTAACCAGTATccatgtgtgtggatttactccaccATCCAGGAACTCCCCGCTGTGGAAGAAATAGTGGCGTCACAAGACAAAACAGGACCCAAGGTAATCCATTACTTGGGTTcccctttattaacctgcccccggcccttggacgtgtcaccggttgccctccgggtgggagacagtagagccaccgtgacaaggcccaaactctaccccgctgtctcctaggctgtggccCGCTCCTCGGTCACTGCACCGCGATAAGAATCCTgtggggggacatcgccggaggcctcaggtaagtcattttacctcccctcacggatcggatccgtgaatAGAGGTGAAACTTTATcatttttacgtgatcgccatgaTAACgctgatcacgtgaccaagaaccacgtaccgcagccccccgtgagATATCCAAGCTCTCGGCCACGTTCGGTAGCCAAGAGCGGGaagattttatattatcccgccaatctgcggcttttgcgcatgagtccatcattttggcgacgggcatgtgcacag
Protein-coding sequences here:
- the RNF224 gene encoding RING finger protein 224, producing the protein MYHSNNNPDCAGKTDSCIIGNVASEEKETRSSRKIDCIICFSSYNLSTRLPRRLYCGHTFCQVCIRKLDSVTNEQRWIPCPQCRQNTPTPRGGVAMLDLDLAAFLAVKSEKESPQSASKALDTDSELKVYVNNVPVSRQPTGNCHESVSEPRFPRGICCKNWFCCSCCGCT